From the Primulina tabacum isolate GXHZ01 chromosome 15, ASM2559414v2, whole genome shotgun sequence genome, one window contains:
- the LOC142526031 gene encoding uncharacterized protein LOC142526031 has protein sequence MSGISWNARGLENQLAFRELKRLVAEKSPTLPFICETKMMGFKCEWWKHVLGFDGFFVVDSKGRSGGLMLLWRTPFNVSILSYSSGHIDCSIQHEDKRWRFTGFYGHPESSRQHFSWDLLWRLGSLSELGNLPWLVGGDFNEICFDREKSGGNPRPFFQTRAFRDVLEDFSLQDLHGEGEFFTLVNRRSSDALILARLDRFVASFEWRLLYPASLVQSLEFYHSDHRSILLELRGPQQQPIRKHNVFRFEPHWITEFDCKDVIERGWCKSDSSLSLPNCLLSCKAALRVWAGACFNNLPRQIKRKRHHLNLLKSDYLWKHSEADIRELEREVEKLAHKEELYWRQRSRVSWLAHGDRNSKFFHARAFSRRAKNHIRGLVSSHGDWCTE, from the coding sequence ATGAGTGGCATCTCTTGGAATGCTCGGGGGCTTGAGAACCAACTAGCATTCCGTGAACTTAAGCGACTTGTCGCAGAGAAGAGCCCAACCCTTCCTTTCATCTGCGAGACGAAAATGATGGGTTTTAAATGTGAATGGTGGAAGCATGTTCTAGGATTCGATGGTTTCTTTGTGGTTGACTCTAAAGGGAGAAGTGGTGGACTTATGTTGCTGTGGCGCACTCCTTTTAATGTTTCTATTCTCTCTTATTCTTCAGGCCATATTGACTGCTCCATCCAGCATGAGGATAAGCGATGGAGATTCACAGGTTTTTATGGGCACCCAGAGTCGAGTCGGCAACATTTCTCCTGGGACCTGCTGTGGCGCTTAGGATCCTTGTCAGAACTTGGAAACCTTCCGTGGTTGGTAGGAGGTGATTTTAATGAGATATGTTTTGACCGAGAAAAGTCTGGGGGGAATCCTCGGCCATTCTTTCAGACTAGAGCTTTTCGGGATGTTCTAGAGGACTTCTCTCTTCAGGATCTTCATGGTGAGGGCGAgttctttacattggtgaaccgGCGTTCTTCAGATGCTCTTATACTTGCTCGGCTTGATCGTTTCGTGGCCTCTTTTGAATGGAGACTTCTCTACCCAGCCTCCCTAGTGCAGTCCCTGGAATTCTACCACTCCGATCACAGGTCGATTCTCCTAGAGCTCCGAGGACCGCAACAACAACCTATTAGAAAGCACAATGTGTTCCGTTTTGAACCTCACTGGATTACTGAATTTGACTGTAAAGATGTCATAGAAAGGGGCTGGTGCAAATCTGACAGTTCTCTCTCTTTACCTAACTGTCTCTTGAGTTGTAAGGCAGCACTGCGGGTTTGGGCTGGAGCTTGTTTTAATAACCTTCCTCGGCAGATCAAGAGAAAACGTCACCACCTGAATCTTCTGAAATCTGATTATCTTTGGAAGCATTCGGAAGCAGATATCAGAGAACTAGAGCGTGAGGTTGAGAAGCTAGCGCATAAAGAGGAATTGTATTGGCGACAAAGGAGTAGAGTCTCATGGCTAGCTCATGGAGACCGGAATTCCAAATTTTTCCATGCTCGTGCCTTTTCTCGCCGAGCAAAGAACCATATTAGGGGTTTGGTCTCCTCTCATGGGGACTGGTGCACTGAGTAA